One genomic region from Prunus persica cultivar Lovell chromosome G3, Prunus_persica_NCBIv2, whole genome shotgun sequence encodes:
- the LOC18784016 gene encoding uncharacterized protein LOC18784016, which produces MPKVRRASSLSLDRSRASPYPCTSDDSEPYNLKNPLESKENVKEWEEARCPICIEHPHNAVLLKCSSHEKGCRPFMCNTSYRHSNCLDQFCKSSLPCCSTPMLQELPLTITTSHSANEEQSSLGQTSPCGSQLEPKPVCPLCRGEIYGYVVVEAARHYMNCKVRNCSSETCDFNGTYSELRKHARSQHPSVRPSEVDPNRHSDWVRLERERDLEDVLSLVQQGPAEDIVDEESGEFSSWMTNLFSAMFRSLEVMLVTRLMDSSSGSSSGREQTHNRRSGRMPRAHYDNDSISVTRRSNILSDSTSRPRGLRWRAPNNDVEISRAPRWSQNSLSGETGHASRWSNNFISEPNSRAPRWSNNSLSDETNRARRWGNNSLSEETSRAPGWGNNSLPEEASRAPPRWSNTSVPENAPRPRGLRWRNQRWPTYNNRR; this is translated from the coding sequence ATGCCTAAGGTTAGAAGAGCTAGTTCCTTGTCTCTTGATCGATCTAGGGCTTCTCCTTATCCTTGCACCTCTGATGATTCTGAGCCATACAACCTGAAAAATCccttggaaagcaaggagaATGTAAAAGAGTGGGAAGAAGCTAGGTGCCCCATCTGCATTGAACACCCACACAATGCTGTTCTTTTAAAGTGTTCCTCTCATGAGAAGGGCTGCAGGCCTTTCATGTGCAATACAAGCTACCGGCACTCAAATTGCCTTGACCAGTTTTGTAAGTCATCTCTGCCTTGCTGCTCTACACCAATGTTGCAAGAACTTCCTCTCACAATCACAACCTCTCACAGTGCTAACGAGGAACAATCGTCGCTTGGGCAAACCAGCCCCTGTGGGAGTCAATTGGAACCAAAGCCAGTTTGCCCTCTTTGTCGGGGAGAAATCTATGGATATGTTGTTGTTGAGGCTGCTCGTCACTACATGAATTGTAAAGTGAGGAATTGCTCTTCTGAGACATGCGACTTTAACGGGACTTATTCAGAACTGAGGAAGCATGCCAGGTCTCAACACCCTTCTGTCCGGCCATCAGAGGTGGATCCAAATCGACATAGTGATTGGGTAAGGTTGGAGCGTGAAAGGGACTTGGAAGATGTCCTTAGCTTGGTCCAACAAGGACCTGCAGAAGATATTGTTGATGAGGAATCCGGAGAGTTCAGTTCCTGGATGACTAACCTTTTCTCTGCTATGTTTCGTTCTCTTGAGGTCATGCTGGTTACTCGTTTGATGGATTCTTCTAGTGGCTCTTCAAGTGGCAGAGAGCAGACACATAACCGCAGATCAGGGAGAATGCCCAGGGCTCATTATGACAATGATTCCATTTCTGTGACAAGACGGAGCAACATTTTATCAGATAGTACATCTCGTCCCAGAGGTCTGCGTTGGCGAGCACCCAATAATGATGTGGAGATTAGTCGTGCTCCTAGATGGAGCCAAAATTCCTTGTCAGGTGAGACTGGTCATGCTTCTAGATGGAGCAATAATTTCATATCAGAGCCTAATAGCCGTGCCCCTAGATGGAGCAACAACTCTTTATCAGACGAGACTAACAGGGCCCGTAGATGGGGCAACAACTCCTTATCAGAGGAGACCAGCCGTGCCCCTGGTTGGGGCAACAACTCCTTACCAGAGGAGGCCAGCCGTGCCCCCCCTAGATGGAGCAATACTTCTGTACCTGAAAATGCACCCCGTCCCAGGGGGCTGCGATGGCGAAATCAAAGATGGCCAACTTACAACAACAGGCGGTGA